A single genomic interval of Microbacterium oleivorans harbors:
- a CDS encoding O-antigen ligase family protein, which produces MATETRAHDGAGPAVASRSRRIPQHAVRAWCAFVVAASMGGTAWLMAFGVVGAGVVAAVTTAVSAAMWIALRPRRRWRRLPWFALAYVGWAAASLLWTEWPRATLLTLALLIATTAQALFVASVLTGRQIIQAIAVAIKWMLALSIVFELWVSLIWRGPMLPQFVRPGADFDGDPIMFWSRDKLFTDDRIQGIFGNANSLAYIALLGIVVFGLQINTRAARRGPLAAWTALAVFCLWRGSSATAAMCALAIAIVIVVVLLMRRARTANTRRVLYVAFAAAGIALVYTLWVLRDDLFELLGRSSDLSGRQEIWATVGERFIERPLLGWGYSVPWVPTDPSFDGWIIDRGVTVMQAHSTWFDVAMQLGIVGLLFFAVALGVFTWRAWFLALGRVPRPGAKHEPRSRLLLIPALVATILLVQSITESSPLLNWGWFLLVALAFAIKQAPAAVRGTPPRRRSTLAAVWPLEGGAEIEHATRAGDAA; this is translated from the coding sequence ATGGCCACCGAGACGCGCGCGCACGACGGGGCGGGTCCCGCTGTGGCATCCCGGTCCCGACGCATCCCGCAGCACGCGGTGCGGGCTTGGTGCGCTTTCGTCGTCGCGGCCTCGATGGGCGGCACCGCCTGGCTGATGGCTTTCGGTGTCGTCGGCGCGGGCGTCGTCGCGGCTGTGACGACCGCGGTCTCGGCCGCGATGTGGATCGCCCTGCGCCCCCGGCGGCGGTGGCGACGGCTCCCCTGGTTCGCGCTGGCGTACGTCGGCTGGGCCGCCGCATCGCTGCTGTGGACGGAATGGCCGCGGGCGACGCTGCTCACACTCGCGCTGCTGATAGCCACGACCGCCCAGGCCCTCTTCGTCGCTTCGGTCCTGACGGGTCGTCAGATCATCCAGGCCATCGCCGTGGCGATCAAATGGATGCTCGCGCTGTCGATCGTGTTCGAGCTGTGGGTGTCGCTCATCTGGCGCGGGCCGATGCTGCCGCAGTTCGTGCGCCCCGGCGCCGATTTCGACGGCGACCCGATCATGTTCTGGTCGCGTGACAAGCTCTTCACCGACGACCGCATCCAGGGGATCTTCGGCAACGCCAACTCGCTGGCCTACATCGCGCTGCTCGGCATCGTGGTGTTCGGGCTGCAGATCAACACGCGCGCGGCGCGGCGCGGACCGCTCGCGGCCTGGACCGCGCTGGCGGTGTTCTGCCTCTGGCGGGGCTCGTCGGCGACCGCCGCCATGTGCGCCCTCGCGATCGCGATCGTCATCGTCGTGGTGCTGCTGATGCGACGCGCGCGCACCGCGAACACGCGGCGCGTGCTGTATGTGGCGTTCGCCGCCGCGGGGATCGCGCTCGTCTACACCCTCTGGGTGCTCCGCGACGACCTGTTCGAGTTGCTCGGGCGCTCGTCCGACCTCAGCGGCCGGCAGGAGATCTGGGCGACCGTGGGCGAGCGGTTCATCGAGCGGCCCCTGCTCGGATGGGGCTACTCGGTTCCGTGGGTCCCGACGGATCCCTCCTTCGACGGCTGGATCATCGACCGGGGCGTGACCGTCATGCAGGCCCACAGCACCTGGTTCGACGTCGCGATGCAGCTCGGCATCGTCGGCCTGCTGTTCTTCGCGGTCGCGCTCGGGGTGTTCACGTGGCGGGCCTGGTTCCTCGCACTCGGACGCGTCCCCCGCCCCGGGGCGAAACACGAGCCACGATCTCGACTGCTGCTCATCCCCGCCCTGGTGGCGACGATCCTGCTCGTGCAGAGCATCACCGAGTCCTCGCCGCTGCTGAACTGGGGATGGTTCCTGCTCGTCGCGCTGGCCTTCGCGATCAAGCAGGCGCCGGCGGCCGTCCGCGGGACGCCCCCGCGACGACGCTCCACACTCGCCGCGGTGTGGCCGCTCGAGGGCGGCGCCGAGATCGAGCACGCGACACGGGCCGGGGACGCCGCGTGA
- a CDS encoding O-antigen ligase family protein → MAVSSRHPVSAPPTAPVRETTGHLLLRAWCVFVIAASMAGTSWLMAFGTVVAAVVVVATGVVSTILWVTLRPRVQWRRLPWFALAYVAWAVASLLWSHWLAATELTLMLLVSTTLQAMFVAAVFTWREIVRAVASALKWMLALSILFELWVALIWRGDILPGFVRPDASFEGHPITLWSRDNLFNGGRLQGIFGNANPLAYIALLAIIVFLVRIASDAPRKFLLVLWTALAVFLFWRAASATAVVCAVAVVVVLVTILLMRTARRPGERTRFYVMYVVVAGLGAAILWLARDTIFGLLGRSPDLTGRQRIWDAVGERIAQHPVLGWGYSTPWVPSEPLFDGWIIDHGVSVMQAHNMWLDVALQLGGVGVLLIALALLAFVWRSWFFAVDRPRWDLVADRPYTALTLLPSLVATVLLVQGIAESAPLLNWGWLLIVMFAFKIKQAPLVGRGPSEQRLDGEQGDHLTEHSR, encoded by the coding sequence ATGGCCGTCTCCTCCCGTCATCCCGTTTCAGCACCGCCCACGGCGCCCGTGCGCGAGACGACCGGGCATCTCCTCCTGCGCGCGTGGTGCGTCTTCGTCATCGCCGCGTCGATGGCGGGGACGAGCTGGCTGATGGCCTTCGGCACCGTCGTGGCCGCCGTCGTGGTCGTGGCGACGGGCGTGGTCTCGACCATCCTGTGGGTGACGCTCCGCCCCCGGGTGCAGTGGCGGCGACTGCCCTGGTTCGCGCTCGCCTATGTCGCCTGGGCGGTCGCCTCGCTGCTGTGGTCCCACTGGCTCGCGGCGACCGAGCTGACGCTGATGCTGCTCGTGTCGACGACGCTGCAGGCGATGTTCGTGGCCGCTGTGTTCACCTGGCGCGAGATCGTCCGTGCGGTGGCCTCGGCCCTGAAGTGGATGCTGGCGCTGTCGATCCTCTTCGAGCTGTGGGTGGCGCTGATCTGGCGGGGCGACATCCTGCCCGGGTTCGTCCGTCCCGACGCCTCGTTCGAGGGGCACCCGATCACCCTGTGGTCGCGCGACAACCTCTTCAACGGCGGGCGCCTGCAGGGCATCTTCGGCAACGCCAACCCGCTCGCCTACATCGCCCTGCTGGCGATCATCGTCTTCCTCGTCCGCATCGCGTCGGACGCCCCGCGGAAGTTCCTACTCGTGCTGTGGACAGCCCTCGCCGTCTTCCTCTTCTGGCGGGCCGCGTCGGCCACCGCTGTGGTCTGCGCCGTCGCGGTGGTCGTCGTCCTCGTCACGATCCTGCTGATGCGCACGGCGCGTCGCCCCGGCGAGCGCACCCGCTTCTACGTCATGTACGTCGTGGTGGCCGGTCTCGGCGCCGCCATCCTCTGGCTCGCGCGCGACACCATCTTCGGGCTGCTCGGCCGCTCCCCCGATCTCACCGGGCGACAGCGCATCTGGGATGCCGTCGGCGAGCGCATCGCGCAGCATCCGGTGCTCGGCTGGGGCTACTCCACCCCGTGGGTCCCGTCGGAGCCACTGTTCGACGGCTGGATCATCGACCACGGCGTCAGCGTGATGCAGGCGCACAACATGTGGCTCGACGTCGCCCTGCAGCTGGGCGGAGTCGGGGTCCTGCTGATCGCGCTGGCGTTGCTGGCCTTCGTGTGGCGGTCGTGGTTCTTCGCCGTCGACCGGCCGCGATGGGACCTCGTCGCCGACCGCCCGTACACCGCGCTCACGCTGCTGCCGTCCCTCGTGGCGACGGTGCTCCTCGTGCAGGGCATCGCGGAGTCGGCGCCCCTGCTGAACTGGGGCTGGTTGCTCATCGTCATGTTCGCCTTCAAGATCAAGCAGGCCCCCCTCGTGGGGCGCGGCCCCTCGGAGCAGCGGCTCGACGGCGAACAGGGCGACCACCTGACCGAACACTCCCGGTGA